From the Toxoplasma gondii ME49 chromosome VIIa, whole genome shotgun sequence genome, one window contains:
- a CDS encoding cyclic nucleotide-binding domain-containing protein (encoded by transcript TGME49_204440~Predicted trans-membrane domain (TMHMM2.0):130-153) — translation MPPEGGRRSREPRPSFSVSFASCPALEEPERGDTPGSPGSEERRQDGATEASDEGERQRAFRDTLQLFNTPPSERTATDTQSHTGKTARIGYSLSGIKTSTRICKSHLSVTFQPFFLPPSTALYLSAHHLYIYIYIYIYIYICMQVHAYVEVYVRRIQELGKGNKFFKELDADICFEVCRHMSYLEVEENRVLFHKGDAADKWYLILRGAAGVYVNETAKEAGAIAAAPDEETGGPPSRSSFSAERRVSIVGYNDEAADEDSDPSLDFSRIDLDSCVAVLGVGDSFGELGLIRNDVRSAALITKTACAFLTLDKASFDQCLRTSLQRKTDEKVTRLRAVLPGVRDLRRLIVEQMSYFFHLQTFPKDFVFVKEGDRSDALFLLLEGECVLRHHRKRFPGDFGAFRVLPPSPQMPAEKLDEAISRMEAQMTDGARRDMWLPGSTPASQSIASLSEHCDGVAGAIFKSSQVAGLVASPSRGRSASASGAAFPRDSAQTRCSSRAGFSSSPTTRASGRDPSPAQTSRTLQEELHPTGRRREPRTPRAERLNMEEVDVGFLARGAVVCAASVLFDLEEPLTVAVRSATAVAFKIDKADLYRHLPTKVQDALRRVSYLFALHLHARIQQQRERLNHHEGFQSLQGSGLGASEASLGQTRGLPSVESRVASRLASASGSFLNSAYRRERSCPQRGGDDATGPPTRSHLLPLESSPFMSPQKQAALRSHRLPCRALTDHFDRFTRSLAEFQPHKALLHRSQLLAALQTLRESGESRGRRASPLSAPPPPFNSPSSPVCGQPAPPAVSRRESRCAAPSPALFPVRVSREGGTHAGQRPPRQPSSSPSSLPASLSLLSSKRNSVSCPALLVADQRLRSDTRRSSAVSEPSSRSRISTSQLPKEPATGARNLQEAAGPAHAAGGADALSELQRESPLTSREPGRGSDLEGDDATADNQLRAQSLLSEITKDREAEESVRGRNRNDDNAKGKVTAERAEANSRVGTEEGLTEDGCGASETCFFPCERKRIAALQRENDLDSSSPAFLVISSPGAHVAPPTLSDASLEYFFTEISRDAVAINDHWSCSSASPTNIRRAAPGRSTFDNTGGRRNPFSLPLSSKSLNRGSLYTRSTPSFPSFGASSSAPTRKGPVPRPPNDRGRSPRRAFGAQSAVARPRPREEPESALERGALRETRSLRLSLPLEPPRGGTDIPAHPSPTTAAAVRRSRHAQQLKLEKMIQEEQDSLDEQLRTEKSQATEAASRMTLQDPLALASASKADANRAALYHAGQSAPLSTGNAVEANGERNMHLPGKGFSHGDRTQTGVTPQNSDPNSEHTSRRVAGLPTANPPSVLSDSVAAEVVAAASAGLAAAVELGLMIKPERTHVRRCIPPSRVGAGVYPNETGAKGSVPAEGGKAARGVTYAAPELGCSGPHFRRKPEHSWDASTRIPSAPAVDIRYSTRVRSPVQGTEDMAADSPDRLTIRRPTIPRLDTELLYQSFAGSRPTFHGGSEGVEGVQKQSPGGPATALGWRGNSGTTTTFGPAAVGKRSSWLLLMGVPEDRDSARLLGEALTTTGGLPRRAGGVGGDRGVSLRGVAASSQELAARREAPRNGTDASDLDWDLSLQLPRNASPTATRQMVRQVYGKKIQEHLQKQKRGSLQ, via the exons ATGCCGCCAGAGGGCGGACGGCGCAGCCGAGAGCCGCGCCCGTCTTTCTCGGTTTCATTCGCGTCCTGTCCTGCTCTGGAGGAaccggagagaggagacactccagGATCCCCGGGCtccgaggagagaagacaagacggCGCAACTGAAGCCTctgacgaaggagagagacagagggcctTCCGAGACACCCTGCAGCTCTTCAACACTCCGCCCTCAGAGCGAACAGCGACAGAC ACGCAGTCTCACACAGGAAAGACGGCACGGATTGGCTACTCACTTTCTGGAATCAAAACGTCGACGCGTATCTGTAAATCGCATCTATCTGTCACTTTCCaaccgttttttctccctccatCTACAGCGCTGTATCTGTCAGCCCAccacctatatatatatatatatatatatatatatatatatatatgcatgcaagtgCATGCGTATGTCGAGGTGTAC GTCCGGCGGATCCAAGAGCtgggaaaaggaaacaaatTCTTCAAGGAGCTGGATGCCGACATCTGTTTTGAGGTTTGCCGCCACATGAGCTACCTCGAAGTGGAAGAAAATCGAGTTCTCTTTCacaaaggagacgcag CGGATAAGTGGTACCTCATTCTGCGCGGCGCCGCCGGGGTGTACGTTAACGAGACAGCCAAGGAAGCCGGCGCCATCGCAGCGGCACctgacgaggagacaggagggcCTCCTTCTCGAAGTTCCTTCTCAG cagagaggcgagtcTCCATTGTGGGCTACAacgacgaagcagcagaTGAAG aCAGCGACCCTTCCTTGGATTTCTCCCGTATCGATTTGGACAGTTGCGTGGCAGTGCTTGGAGTTGGCGATTCATTTGGAGAGCTAG gTCTAATTCGAAACGACGTAAGATCTGCAGCTCTGATCACcaagactgcatgcgccttcttGACCCTGGACAAAGCGTCGTTCGACCAGTGCCTCAGGacctctctccagagaaagacTGACGAGAAA gTGACTCGACTCCGCGCCGTCCTTCCCGGCGTTCGTGACCTGCGCAGACTCATTGTGGAGCAAATGAGTTACTTCTTTCATCTCCAAACATTCCCTAAAGACTTCGTTTTCGTGAAAGAGGGCGACCGCTCCGacgctctttttcttcttctcgagg GCGAGTGCGTTCTCCGACACCATCGGAAACGCTTTCCAGGGGATTTCGGGGCCTTCAGGGTTCTTCCTCCATCGCCTCAGATGCCTGCGGAGAAGCTGG atgaaGCTATTTCTCGAATGGAAGCCCAGATGACTGACGGAGCTCGGAGAGACATGTGGCTTCCTGGGTCGACTCCTGCGTCCCAAAGCATCGCCTCTTTGTCGGAGCACTGCGACGGCGTCGCCGGCGCGATTTTCAAGTCCTCGCAG GTTGCGGGGTTGGTCGCTTCTCCGTCAAGAGGCCGTTCCGCCTCGGCCTCGGGCGCAGCTTTTCCGCGCGACTCTGCGCAGACCCGCTGTTCCTCTCGCGCCGGTTTCTCCTCATCGCCTACGACGCGCGCGAGTGGCAGAGATCCTTCTCCGGCGCAGACTTCCCGCACTCTGCAGGAGGAGCTCCACCCAACtggcagacgaagagagccACGAACTCCGCGCGCCGAGCGTCTGAACATGGAGGAAGTGGACGTAGGGTTTCTTGCCCGCGGGGCCGTCGTCTGTGCTGCGTCTGTTCTCTTCGACCTCGAAGAACCTCTCACCGTCGCGGTTCGCTCCGCCACTGCTGTTGCCTTCAAAATCGACAAAGCCGacctgtacagacacctgccCACCA AAGTCCAGGATGCCCTTCGTCGAGTTAGCTACCTCTTTGCGCTTCACCTCCATGCGCGGATACAACAGCAGCGCGAACGGTTGAACCACCACGAGGGGTTTCAGAGCCTTCAAGGGAGTGGACTTGGAGCCTCCGAGGCGAGCTTGGGCCAGACACGAGGCCTCCCTTCTGTAGAGAGCCGCGTCGCgtcgcgtctcgcttctgcctccgGTTCCTTCCTTAACTCCGCGTATCGCCGCGAACGATCGTGTCCACAAAGAGGTGGAGACGACGCAACTGGACCTCCGACGAGGTCGcatctccttcctctcgaaAGCTCTCCGTTTATGAGCCCTCAGAAGCAGGCAGCTCTCCGCTCTCACCGACTGCCATGCCGCGCCTTGACTG ACCACTTTGACCGCTTCACACGAAGCTTGGCGGAGTTCCAGCCTCACAAGGCCCTGCTTCACCGTTCCCAGCTTCTCGCGGCTCTGCAAACTCTGCGTGAGTCTGGTGAGTCACGCGGACGAAGAGCGTCGCCTTTGTCGGCTCCGCCGCCGCCCTTCAACTCGCCCTCGTCCCCGGTGTGTGGACAACCCGCGCCGCCAGCAGTCAGCAGGCGAGAGTCGCGGTGCGCggctccctctccggctCTCTTTCCGGTTCGTGTGTCTCGAGAAGGAGGTACGCATGCTGGCCAGAGGCCGCCGCGTCAGccgtcctcttcgccttcttctctccctgcgtcTCTCAGCCTCCTCTCGTCGAAGCGCAACAGCGTCTCGTGCCCCGCGCTCCTGGTTGCAGATCAAAGGCTACGCTCAGACACGCGGCGGTCGTCTGCGGTTTCGGAGCCTTCGTCGCGGTCTCGCATTTCGACTTCTCAGCTTCCGAAAGAACCTGCGACCGGCGCGCGGAACCTCCAAGAGGCAGCGGggcctgcgcatgcagccggaGGAGCGGACGCGCTCTCTGAGCTACAGAGGGAGAGCCCTTTGACCTCCAGGGAACCGGGACGCGGCTCCGACCTGGAGGGGGATGATGCCACTGCGGACAACCAGCTCCGCGCACaatctcttctctcagagATAACaaaggacagagaggctGAGGAAAGTGTGAGAGGCAGGAATCGTAACGACGACAATGCGAAAGGCAAAGTGACGGCTGAAAGAGCAGAAGCTAACTCGAGAGTCGGGACCGAGGAAGGCCTCACGGAGGACGGGTGCGGCGCATCTGAAACTTGTTTCTTTCCAtgcgaaaggaaacgaaTCGCAGCCCTTCAAAGGGAGAACGAtctcgactcttcttcgcccGCCTTTCTTGTCATTTCCTCTCCTGGAGCGCACGTCGCTCCGCCCACACTCTCTGATGCAT CTCTCGAGTATTTCTTTACGGAAATAAGTCGAGACGCAGTTGCCATCAACGACCACTGGAGTTGCAGCAGCGCGTCTCCGACGAACATCCGCAGAGCCGCGCCAGGGCGCAGCACATTTGACAATACAGGCGGCAGGCGCAATCCATTTTCTCTTCCGTTGTCCAGCAAGTCTCTCAACAGAGGCTCTCTCTACACGCGGAGCACCCCGAGTTTCCCTTCCTTCGGGGCGAGTTCCTCTGCTCCGACAAGGAAAG GTCCCGTACCGCGTCCGCCCAACGACCGCGGTCGCAGCCCCCGAAGGGCCTTTGGAGCCCAGTCAGCGGTCGCGAGACCACGCCCCCGGGAAGAGCCCGAGAGTGCGCTCGAAAGGGGAGCCCTGAGAGAGACTCGGAGTCTCCGGCTTTCCTTGCCTCTTGAGCCACCA CGCGGGGGGACGGATATTCCCGCCCACCCGTCTCCGACAACTGCGGCAGCAGTCCGTCGCTCTCGACATGCGCAGCAGCTGAAACTGGAGAAAATGATTCAAGAGGAGCAGGACAGTTTGGACGAACAGCTGCGGACAGAGAAGTCCCAGGCGACTGAGGCGGCTTCAAGGATGACTTTGCAAGATCCCTTGGCACTCGCCTCTGCGAGCAAGGCCGACGCGAACAGAGCCGCTTTATATCACGCTGGTCAGAGCGCCCCTCTGTCGACGGGGAACGCGGTGGAAgccaatggagagagaaacatgcaTCTACCGGGCAAGGGGTTCAGCCACGGGGACCGCACCCAAACCGGTGTAACCCCTCAG AATTCAGATCCCAACTCCGAGCACACTTCCAGACGCGTCGCAGGCCTTCCAACTGCGAATCCGCCGTCAGTGCTCAGCGATTCGGTCGCTGCGGAAGTCGTTGCAGCAGCGTCGGCAGGTCTGGCTGCAGCTGTCGAGTTGGGTTTGATGATCAAACCGGAGCGAACTCACGTTCGACGCTGTATCCCGCCATCTCGGGTCGGAGCCGGTGTGTACCCCAACGAGACCGGTGCGAAAGGCTCCGTTCCTgcagagggaggaaaagcTGCCCGCGGTGTCACTTATGCTGCGCCTGAGCTTGGTTGTTCTGGCCCACACTTCCGGAGAAAACCGGAACATTCGTGGGATGCCTCCACACGAATCCCTAGTGCACCCGCGGTAGACATCCGATACTCTACGCGAGTCCGGTCGCCAGTCCAAGGCACAGAGGACATGGCCGCCGATTCTCCCGATCGTTTGACAATTCGGAGACCGACAATTCCGCGACTCGACACGGAGTTGTTGTACCAATCGTTTGCAGGCAGTCGTCCAACATTCCACGGCGGAAGCGAGGGGGTCGAAGGGGTACAAAAACAATCGCCAGGTGGGCCCGCGACGGCCCTCGGCTGGAGAGGCAATTCCGGAACGACGACCACTTTTGGACCTGCTGCCGTGGGCAAGCGAAGTTCTTGGTTGTTGCTCATGGGTGTACCAGAGGACAGAGATTCGGCGCGCTTGTTAGGTGAAGCCTTAACAACCACTGGGGGTCTCCCACGTCGAGCTGGCGGTGTCGGTGGCGACCGCGGCGTTTCCCTCAGAGGTGTCGCTGCCAGCAGTCAGGAGTTG GCAGCAAGACGGGAGGCTCCTCGTAACGGCACAG ATGCTTCGGACCTCGACTGGGATCTTTCGTTGCAGCTCCCAAGAAATGCTAGTCCGACAGCAACCCGACAGATGGTTCGTCAGGTTTATGGAAAAAAAATTCAGGAGCACttgcagaaacagaaacgagggTCACTGCAGTAG
- a CDS encoding hydroxymethylglutaryl-CoA lyase, putative (encoded by transcript TGME49_204460), producing MYHTLANCLPICQAKNGVQLRLSVADLSSRQLATGAAQRLATVHDTKHRLEIPKVRIVEVSPRDGLQNEEKVLSLDDKITFINMLETAGLSTIEIASFVNPVKVPQMADAAALTRQFCSRSKNIGGLSPTFQVLVANMRGFEEAAEAGAQEISLFTATTDAFCRANINTTVSESLKKFSVIAREAADRGIKTRGYVSCIFECPYQGKVAPTTVVQVARHLLDMGCYEVSLGDTLGVGTAGPTLNLMEELHRNNFPMETVAMHLHDTYGQALANILVSIVHGGVRVVDTAVAGLGGCPFATVPLPTSPRWVDPAAATAAVAAAAAAKRLEADEKWARGMISPGTTSTTTAVPHTVHHVHRTTGDICRPSMPPQAQVIYPRVAPGNVSTEDVVYMLENSGIDTGVRLEALLDASAFICSRLHRSSNSKAAAALSGRKEQEMMNRQFIRCERAD from the exons ATGTATCACACTCTAGCAAACTGCCTGCCAATTTGCCAAGCCAAGAATGGTGTACAGCTTAGGCTTAGTGTCGCTGACCTT TCGTCACGGCAGCTGGCGACAGGAGCCGCACAGAGGCTAGCAACAGTCCACGACACAAAACATAGGCTGGAAATCCCGAAAGTGCGGATCGTTGAAGTTTCTCCACGTGACGGCCTTCAGAATGAGGAGAAGGTTCTCTCGCTCGATGATAAGATCACCTTCATCAATATGCTTGAAA CTGCGGGTCTCTCGACGATCGAAATTGCATCTTTTGTAAACCCGGTGAAAGTGCCTCAAATGGCTGACGCAGCAGCACTCACCCGCCAGTTCTGTTCCAGAAGTAAAAACATTGGCGGTCTCAGCCCGACATTCCAG GTTTTAGTTGCCAACATGCGAGGGTTTGAGGAAGCGGCTGAAGCCGGTGCGCAGGAAATATCGCTGTTCACGGCCACAACTGACGCTTTTTGCAGAGCGAACATCAATACGACAGTG TCAGAAAGTTTAAAAAAGTTCAGCGTCATTGCGCGGGAGGCAGCCGACCGTGGCATCAAGACGAGAGG GTATGTCTCGTGCATTTTCGAATGCCCATATCAAGGCAAGGTTGCTCCGACGACAGTCGTCCAAGTCGCCCGTCACCTCCTTGACATGGGATGCTACGAAGTCAGTCTTG GTGACACGCTCGGTGTTGGCACCGCTGGACCAACTCTGAACCTCATGGAAGAGCTTCATCGGAACAACTTTCCGATGGA AACTGTGGCGATGCATCTTCACGACACATACGGGCAAGCTCTGGCCAACATTCTAGTTTCGATTGTCCACGGAGGAGTTCGAGTTGTCGATACTGCGGTGGCTGGTCTGGGAGGTTGTCCATTTGCTACGGTACCTCTCCCTACTTCTCCACGCTGGGTGGATCCTGCAGCAGCCACAGCAGCTGTagctgcagctgcggcagCCAAGAGACTGGAAGCGGACGAAAAATGGGCGCGGGGCATGATTTCACCAGGAACTACATCTACGACCACTGCCGTGCCCCACACCGTTCATCACGTCCATAGAACTACAGGAGATATATGTCGTCCATCAATGCCTCCACAAGCGCAGGTTATTTATCCTCGAGTAGCACCTGGGAACGTATCCACAGAAGATGTAGTGTACATGCTTGAAAACTCGGGCATAGACACTG GTGTACGTCTAGAAGCGTTGCTGGACGCAAGCGCCTTTATATGCAGCCGCTTGCACCGGAGCAGCAATTCGaaggcagcagcagcgctGAGTGGCAGAAAGGAGCAAGAAATGATGAACCGCCAGTTTATCAGATGTGAACGCGCTGACTGA